In Astatotilapia calliptera chromosome 23, fAstCal1.2, whole genome shotgun sequence, a genomic segment contains:
- the fyco1a gene encoding FYVE and coiled-coil domain-containing protein 1 isoform X1 has translation MRRFPAYHPNEVYSVTSLLLDGSSDLCPPIQTLYDPVTPGCQGARGGAMAAGTRVEENQLQRIIRDLHESVAELAKEYRETGEPITDDSTNLQKFANKLEYLLQFDQKEKTTFLGTKKDYWDYFSECLAKIKGANDGIRFVKSITELKTSLGKGRAFIRYSLVHQRLADTLQQCLMNQRVTSDWYYARSPFLKPHLSVDIISHLYELNEVQFDVASRGYDLDASWPTFARRTLGSANSPGHMWKPPSRSSSINSLASSYSQQASEFLSSPDYGQGLLNDLNESLPACREDVSEVEELRLELDRSELKHRELQDKMQQLGEESEELRGVVVDLQRQLDASLTLNEQQKGLQENFYALQQRETALSREVEALRTGEQAKQAEQLLLQEKLAVAEGKNMELMAKMGGFLNEKDQQTAKSFDSAQKIHELLDRLKEAEKGKLEAVAEVEKKRRQTERLEEELRVKETSAKDAETKLGALLSSVSEEKVKLEEKVEEQCFTVDKLQGALVVKEKEASNLQRQLQDLQRSLEEKEKEVVEVKKRAQEDKDEMQKNIGDLKESLEAEVASLIEQLKRKEVELACSVETLQQLQSKNQGLITERDKLNTRIAELEENVKEQATKIENGKTEYSELEKEMAENRSVLEAELAALRASEKQLRSQLDDTKVTVDEKEKRLREENCKLDESLQRATMAAKLSETTLKRLEQENQSLREEQNTGKAALNLIQADLKNAHGQIGELEKNLGASRNNEASLQEQLQVKEAQLESKETDLVKLQSRLKDLETKEKELEIAKADAEATCAKQSEMLKSVTSEKQVMEMAQLERSAVEAKENQEIIGKLAVVEVQLEVRMKEVSRLQAEVLDLRVQVQRSEEEKLKLKAQLEVTEAQRNELRTLTEQLKSQTEALNQKHVAELVECKKKEEALIEKHDHEVAAHAELAIAAAAMREELSTLKADNRKLALENNEIREGLHRANTEMAELGMTICKLSAEKEEVRGHWEGDSGKIIELEKGVERLEKCMEELQLENNSLRKELTQKEALPQTIVELQEELEKTKNQVQTIKDSNKEEMEAIKFQMSSESMNYQVQIKSLNEQLDKVTAELQEEQRNKSSLQAKVSELQAENEECLHLTREKDAHITKTEATIRENESEIEQLKDAATRAEEALLAAQKTCEELKEKLKTAEADKQSSHLKMTAEIDDLNRTKTNLEERLIELLKDKDALWQKSDALEFEQKLRAEERWWLVDQEATNCLDCKGQFTWWLRRHHCRLCGRIFCYYCSNNYVVTKQSGKKERCCRHCYTQHSAVVERFTAAELSPSDVQPPPPGAGPQPPPEPASYIPTPRVTVSDPSNTSEAFDIITEEEVNGVYDSDTTSQTTAGSLEGEQDRRHPGALDLSTGEVTPDDEQVPTVQDSEINLLKSGEVTVAVPLSIDDIAKFGESSRELFIKSSSYSVITVAVIDSGPTISWMFSSEPKSIFFSVVYRESTDTPVQQSKVLIPLTRCVSHKETIQGQLKVRHPGLYTLIFDNSFSRFISKKVFYHLTMEKSIIYDGSDCP, from the exons CTAAAAACATCTCTGGGGAAAGGAAGAGCATTTATTCGCTACTCCCTCGTACATCAGCGACTGGCTGACACGCTGCAGCAGTGCCTAATGAACCAGAGAGTCACCAG TGACTGGTACTATGCAAGAAGTCCCTTCTTGAAGCCTCACCTTAGTGTGGACATCATCAGTCACCTGTACGAGCTCAACGAAGTCCAGTTTGACGTAGCATCAAGAGGTTATGACCTTGATGCCTCCTGGCCGACTTTTGCAAG GAGGACACTGGGAAGTGCAAACTCACCTGGCCATATGTGGAAACCACCCAGTCGCAGTTCCAGTATTAACAGTCTGGCCAGCTCTTACTCCCAG CAAGCATCTGAGTTCCTTTCCAGCCCTGACTATGGTCAGGGTCTGCTGAATGACCTGAATGAGTCGCTGCCTGCCTGCAGAGAAGATGTCAGTGAAGTTGAAGAACTTCGACTTGAGCTTGACCGTTCAGAATTGAAGCACCGAGAACTCCAAGATAAGATGCAGCAGCTTGGCGAGGAGAGTGAAGAGCTGAGAGGAGTTGTTGTAGATCTGCAGAGACAGCTGGATGCATCGCTTACACTTAATGAGCAACAAAAAGGCTTGCAAGAAAACTTTTATGctctgcagcagagagagaCGGCTTTATCCAGAGAGGTAGAAGCACTCAGAACTGGGGAACAAGCCAAGCAggctgagcagctgctgcttcaGGAAAAGCTGGCTGTTGCTGAGGGGAAGAACATGGAGCTCATGGCCAAGATGGGCGGGTTTCTGAATGAGAAGGACCAGCAGACGGCCAAGTCCTTTGATTCTGCACAAAAGATACACGAGTTGCTGGACAGGTTGAAAGAAGCAGAGAAAGGGAAGTTAGAAGCAGTAGCTGAGgttgagaagaagaggaggcaaACAGAAAGGCTAGAGGAAGAGCTTAGAGTCAAAGAGACATCTGCAAAGGATGCTGAAACAAAACTCGGAGCATTACTTTCGTCTGTGTCTGAGGAGAAGGTCAAGTTGGAGGAAAAAGTGGAGGAGCAGTGCTTTACAGTTGACAAGTTGCAGGGGGCCTTGGTAGTGAAAGAGAAGGAGGCTAGCAACCTACAGAGGCAACTGCAAGACCTCCAACGATCTCtagaggagaaagagaaagaggtagtagaggtgaagaagagggcACAAGAAGATAAAGATGAGATGCAGAAAAATATTGGTGACTTGAAAGAGTCTTTAGAAGCAGAAGTTGCTTCCCTTATAGAACAGCTTAAAAGAAAAGAGGTGGAGCTAGCCTGCAGCGTTGAGACACTACAACAGCTGCAAAGCAAGAACCAGGGTCTGatcacagagagagacaaactGAATACTAGGATTGCTGAGCTGGAGGAGAATGTCAAAGAACAAGCTACGAAGATAGAAAACGGCAAGACAGAGTACTCCGAGCTAGAAAAGGAGATGGCAGAAAACAGATCGGTGCTTGAGGCTGAATTAGCAGCTTTAAGAGCTTCTGAGAAACAACTTAGAAGCCAGCTGGATGACACCAAGGTGACAgtagatgaaaaagaaaagcgaCTGCGTGAAGAGAACTGTAAGCTGGATGAAAGTCTGCAGCGAGCCACCATGGCTGCAAAGCTCTCAGAGACCACATTGAAGCGTCTGGAGCAGGAGAATCAGAGTCTGAGGGAGGAGCAGAACACTGGGAAAGCAGCTCTTAACCTCATCCAGGCAGATTTGAAGAATGCTCATGGACAAATTGGAGAATTGGAAAAAAACTTAGGAGCTTCACGCAATAATGAAGCCAGTCTTCAGGAACAGCTCCAAGTCAAAGAGGCCCAGCTCGAGAGTAAAGAGACTGACCTTGTTAAGTTGCAGTCCAGGCTAAAAGATTTGGAGACCAAGGAGAAGGAACTTGAGATTGCCAAAGCTGATGCTGAAGCCACCTGTGCTAAACAGAGTGAAATGCTTAAAAGTGTGACCTCTGAGAAGCAGGTGATGGAGATGGCGCAGTTGGAGAGGAGTGCTGTCGAAGCCAAGGAAAATCAGGAAATAATCGGAAAACTAGCTGTGGTTGAAGTCCAGTTGGAAGTCAGGATGAAAGAAGTGTCCAGACTCCAGGCAGAAGTGCTGGACCTTAGGGTGCAGGTGCAGAGATCTGAGGAagaaaagttaaagttaaaagcACAGCTGGAGGTGACAGAAGCCCAAAGAAATGAGCTCAGGACCCTGACTGAGCAACTTAAATCCCAGACAGAGGCACTGAATCAGAAGCATGTTGCAGAGCTCGTGGAGTGCAAAAAGAAGGAAGAGGCGCTCATTGAAAAGCATGATCACGAAGTCGCTGCTCATGCCGAGCTAGCCATAGCTGCAGCCGCCATGCGAGAAGAGTTGTCTACCCTGAAGGCAGACAATAGAAAGCTAGCTTTAGAGAACAACGAGATCCGCGAGGGTTTGCACAGGGCAAACACCGAGATGGCAGAGCTGGGGATGACCATCTGTAAACTGAGTGCAGAAAAAGAGGAGGTCAGAGGGCACTGGGAAGGCGATTCTGGGAAGATTATAGAGCTGGAGAAAGGGGTTGAGCGACTAGAGAAGTGTATGGAAGAACTACAACTGGAGAATAACAGTTTAAGAAAGGAGCTTACACAGAAAGAGGCACTTCCGCAGACTATCGTGGAGCTCCAAGAAGAACTGGAAAAGACTAAAAACCAAGTGCAAACCATTAAGGACTCAAACAAAGAGGAGATGGAGGCCATCAAGTTCCAGATGAGCTCAGAGAGCATGAACTATCAAGTGCAGATAAAG AGTTTGAACGAACAGTTGGACAAGGTGACGGCCGagctgcaggaggagcagaggaacaAGTCCAGCTTGCAGGCTAAAGTTTCTGAACTACAG GCTGAGAATGAGGAATGCTTGCACCTAACGAGAGAGAAAGATGCTCACATCACCAAGACAGAAGCAACCATTCGTGAAAATGAAAGCGAGATTGAGCAACTCAAAGACGCAGCAACCAG GGCTGAAGAAGCACTCCTGGCCGCACAAAAGACCTGCGAGGAATTAAAGGAGAAATTGAAGACGGCGGAAGCTGACAAACAAAGCAGTCATCTGAAGATGACCGCAGAGATCGATGACCTCAACAGAACCAAGACGAACCTTGAAGAGCGGCTCATCGAACTCTTAAA GGACAAAGATGCTCTGTGGCAGAAGTCTGATGCTCTGGAATTTGAGCAGAAACTGCGAGCAGAGGAGCGTTGGTGGCTGGTGGATCAGGAGGCCACCAACTGTCTCGATTGCAAAGGCCAGTTCACCTGGTGGCTGCGCAGACATCATTGCAG GCTCTGTGGCCGCATCTTCTGCTACTACTGCAGCAACAACTATGTTGTGACCAAGCAAAGTGGGAAAAAGGAGCGCTGCTGCAGGCACTGCTACACCCAACATAGTGCAGTGGTGGAGAGGTTCACGGCAGCAGAGTTAAGCCCCTCGGATGTGCAGCCTCCTCCACCTGGAGCTGGACCTCAACCACCTCCTGAACCAGCTTCATACATACCAACTCCCAGGGTCACAG TGTCAGATCCTAGTAACACATCTGAAGCTTTTGACATCATCACAGAAGAGGAGGTAAATGGTGTGTACGACAGTGATACCACCTCTCAGACCACTGCAGGGTCCCTGGAGGGAGAACAAGACCGCAGGCATCCAGGAGCGCTGGATTT AAGCACAGGAGAAGTGACCCCTGATGACGAGCAAGTTCCCACTGTTCAGGATTCAGAGATCAACCTTCTCAAATCAGGAGAAGTCAC GGTGGCTGTCCCTCTCAGTATTGATGATATCGCTAAGTTTGGTGAGAGTTCCCGGGAGCTCTTCATTAAGTCCAGTAGCTACAGTGTTattactgttgctgtgattgattCTGGGCCAACTATAAGCTGGATGTTTTCCTCCGAGCCCAAGAGCATCTTCTTCAGCGTGGTTTACCGGGAGTCCACTGACACTCCGGTGCAACAGTCAAAG GTCCTGATTCCTCTCACTCGCTGCGTTTCCCATAAAGAAACCATTCAAGGACAGCTGAAAGTTCGGCATCCTGGTCTCTACACCCTTATCTTTGACAACTCTTTCTCTCG GTTTATCTCCAAGAAGGTTTTCTACCATCTGACCATGGAGAAGTCCATAATCTACGATGGCAGCGACTGCCCATGa